From a single Candoia aspera isolate rCanAsp1 chromosome 10, rCanAsp1.hap2, whole genome shotgun sequence genomic region:
- the LOC134503194 gene encoding lethal(3)malignant brain tumor-like protein 4 — MDSFENSHQESKDRIPKDNTTNCGKQTSNSQVYETDRPSKRLRRKRKLLLDSEDEEENADEEEEKNKLNLKNRRNAKPVKQVLPGKKNVWNWMTYLDEERMPAAPLKLFKESQSFPQSKNGFKVGMKLEGLDPEHPSLFCVLSVAEVQGYRMRLHFDGYSECYDFWVNADSPDIHPVGWCEKTGHKLLPPKGYKDGEFNWAAYLKNCKAQAAPKTLFRILSTPVTPSGFRVGMKLEAVDKKNPSLMCVATIADMLDNRLLVHFDNWGESYDYWCDASSPYIRPVGYCQETGTPLTPPAAYKEFKSFSWEKYLEETGSQAAPARAFKLRPAHGFQTNMKLEAVDKRNPMLIRVATIIEKDDYRVKIHFDGWDHTFDFWVDADSPDVHPMGWCAKTGHALQLPPGTADAASVPAGQICPTPGCQGLGHVRGPRYGTHYTLIGCPYSETSRTRESLLQDRLGGEKPSPGSGAPKPKKPDISVQLTDLQEDSPQSRKSSTQEGERSGRSSVHSLSEQSETSQEKDWAEGETSTITKIKAKGIGCSHSYIKLQLVKQEADDERDTAFALQQALHQSVFMPSLSANPTHRLHLCWEQHCKLLPEVSGLTAKNVAKWSVEEVAGFIQRLPGCKEQAALFRQEQIDGEAFLLLNQSDIVKILSIKLGPALKIYNAILMFKTAEED, encoded by the exons ATGGACAGCTTTGAGAATTCTCATCAGGAGAGTAAAGACAG AATTCCCAAGGACAATACCACAAACTGTGGAAAACAGACAAGTAACAGTCAAGTTTATGAAACTGATAGACCATCCAAGCGGCTTCGAAGGAAAAGGAAGTTGCTTTTAGATtctgaagatgaagaagaaaatgcaGATGAGGAGGAG GAAAAGAACAAATTGAATCTGAAAAACCGCAGGAATGCTAAACCAGTTAAGCAAG TTCTTCCTGGAAAGAAGAATGTTTGGAACTGGATGACATATTTAGATGAAGAACGAATGCCAGCTGCTCCCTTGAAACTTTTCAAAGAG TCTCAGTCCTTTCCACAAAGCAAAAATGGATTTAAAGTTGGAATGAAGCTTGAAGGACTGGACCCTGAGCATCCATCTTTATTTTGTGTCCTTTCTGTTGCTGAG GTGCAGGGGTACCGAATGCGATTACATTTTGATGGTTATTCAGAGTGCTATGACTTCTGGGTTAATGCCGATTCACCAGATATCCATCCTGTTGGCTGGTGTGAAAAAACAGGTCACAAGCTTCTCCCTCCTAaag GTTACAAAGATGGGGAATTTAACTGGGCTGCATACTTGAAGAACTGCAAAGCTCAGGCTGCCCCAAAAACTCTGTTCAGGATCTTAAGCACA CCAGTCACACCTTCTGGTTTTCGGGTGGGGATGAAGTTAGAGGCAGTAGACAAAAAGAATCCTTCCTTGATGTGTGTAGCAACCATTGCAGACATGTTGGATAATCGGCTGCTAGTTCATTTTGACAACTGGGGTGAAAGTTACGATTACTG GTGTGATGCTAGTAGTCCATATATTCGACCTGTTGGTTACTGCCAAGAAACTGGAACTCCCCTAACACCACCAGCTG CATACAAGGAATTCAAAAGCTTCTCATGGGAGAAATACCTGGAAGAAACTGGTTCTCAGGCAGCACCAGCAAGGGCATTTAAACTG CGCCCAGCTCATGGATTTCAAACTAACATGAAACTAGAAGCTGTGGACAAAAGAAACCCCATGCTAATTAGAGTGGCAACCATAATTGAAAAGGATGATTATCGTGTCAAG ATACACTTTGATGGCTGGGATCATACCTTTGATTTTTGGGTTGATGCCGACAGTCCAGACGTTCATCCCATGGGTTGGTGTGCCAAAACTGGACATGCCTTGCAGCTCCCACCAG GGACAGCCGATGCAGCATCAGTGCCGGCGGGACAAATATGCCCTACTCCTGGTTGCCAGGGATTGGGTCATGTCAGGGGACCCAGATACGGAACTCATTACAC GTTAATTGGCTGCCCTTATTCTGAAACCAGTCGCACCCGCGAGAGTTTGCTGCAGGATCGCCTTGGTGGAGAAAAACCGTCACCTGGTAGCGGTGCTCCGAAACCCAAGAAACCTGACATTTCTGTACAACTTACAGATTTGCAAGAAGATTCTCCACAATCCAG AAAGTCATCCACGCAAGAAGGAGAGAGGTCAGGGAGAAGCAGTGTTCATAGTCTTTCTGAACAGTCTGAGACCAGCCAGGAGAAGGACTGGGCCGAAGGGGAAACATCTACTATTACTAAAATCAAAGCAAAGGG GATTGGTTGCTCACATAGCTATATAAAGCTCCAGCTAGTGAAGCAGGAGGCTGATGATGAAAGAG ACACTGCATTTGCTCTGCAGCAGGCCCTCCACCAGTCTGTCTTCATGCCTTCCCTTTCTGCCAATCCAACCCACCGTCTCCATCTCTGCTGGGAGCAACACTGCAAACTGCTGCCGGAGGTTTCGGGCCTCACCGCTAAGAATGTGGCCAAATGGAGCGTGGAAGAG GTGGCTGGCTTCATCCAGCGTCTGCCTGGTTGCAAGGAGCAGGCCGCACTCTTCCGACAAGAG CAAATTGATGGTGAAGCCTTCCTCCTCCTGAATCAGTCAGACATCGTTAAAATCCTTAGCATCAAGCTGGGGCCTGCACTGAAAATATATAATGCGATCCTCATGTTCAAGACAGCAGAAGAAGACTGA